From Babylonia areolata isolate BAREFJ2019XMU chromosome 14, ASM4173473v1, whole genome shotgun sequence:
gtttcttattgttgtttttgctgctgctgttgttgttgttgttgtagttttccaCTCCTTTCAAAATCGAAGACAACAAAAGGCAGTCATGTCATATTACTGAATTTGCAAACATTTCTTTCTGTTTAGCTATTAAATTTGGATTTTTCTTGATGGATATTGAAATATGCAATTTATTTTCTAGCTGCTGCTGGAAATGCGTCACATTTCATGTAGTATTTTGGCTACACTGTCGTATTCGTTGCTAAATAAAACTGGATCTGTGTTTGTAAACATTCgcgtccacatccacacacatacacacacaggatgcagacacacagacacactaacacagacgcagacacacacacacacacacacacacgcacgcacgcacgcaagttcacacacacacacacacacacacacacacacacacatgcaagcacacacacacacacacgcacacacacacacacacacacacacacacacacacacacacacacacacacacacacacacacacacacacacacatagagtcgcATCCCTTACCCCTCTGTGTCCCTTTCGGAGGGGAAGCAAGAACAAAGAGGAGAGTTCATTTTCAAAGTTCAGCAATcgcaaaaatgaaaacaagagaggcaaggcctccaagactcacttgtgatacactttaaaaaaaatccaagctgtttatgtattgagcataatttcaaaatgtaatgtttaagatgagaaagatcagtttaaagcaaaaattaagtcccctagcattaattacagagtaatttccctttttttactatctgcaccaaaacatttgcaaaataaattaaacttccatgcttagcaaaagaagttcctgtttgaacaaaaaatgataataatgactgctcttgttgttgggttagaatatcagatcaaagtgccaagtttagagaatacaaaaaatataaatataacagtaaatgcagtttgcatataattaggcttctttttttgtgtgtgcccatcccagaggtgcaatattgttttaaacaagatgactggaaagaactgaatttttcctatttttatgcctaatttggtgccaactgacaaagtattcgcagagaaaatgtcaatgttaaagtttaccacggacacacaaacacacagacacacacacacacacacacacacacacacacacacacacacacacacacacacacacacacacacacacacacacacacacacacacaaacacacacaaccgaacaccgggttaaaacataggctcactttgtttacacaagtgagtcaacgagATCCTGCGGTTTCTGTCGCTCTACAATCAATTACGGCTGTTCGTTCTGCTCACTGTTTAGGATGCAATCACTGGATTcgcttacttttatttatttatttatttatttattgaagagGCGGATttgtgaagggggagaggaggaggggggttagaagggggtggggggcggcgtgggggggggggggggggggggggcgagggtaggAGTGAATCCGTTCATTTGGTATACTTCTCGTGAACGATAAtttctgttgttgtattttgtttgtttgtttattcgtttgttgtgtttaccttttaaaaaaaaaaaagaaaaagaaagatttttctGTGTTAGACATATATCAGcctcaagatcatcatcatcttactgcttaaatagctttaattttaggctttGGTAGTATAAAAatattaatgtcatcatcatcatcatcatcatcatcatcatcatcaacaccgtcttcgtcatcgtcgtcgatgtcgtcgtcatcatcatcatcgtcgtcgtcggtgTTAGTCTTCGGCATAAAGACAGTAGACTGAGGTTCAGTACGCAGCATGCATAAGGAAGAGAAAAATcggtgttgctgatgatgatggttactaATGAAGATGacgttttcatttattttattcgattttattttattttattcttaggTGAGAATTGTTACAGAAATGACCGGCGGAACAGCCTAGTAGTTGAAGCGTTGGACATTTAATCTGAGgagcccgggttcgaatctcggtaacggcgcctggtgagtaaagggtggagattttttccgatctcctgtgcagacctgcttgcgcctgaacccttttcgtgtgtatacgctaacagaagatcaaatatgcacgttaaagatcccgtaatccatgtcagcgttcggtgggttattgaaacaagaacatacccagcaagcacacccccgaaaacggattatggctgcctacatggggtgtaaacacggtcatacatgtaaacgtctactcgtgtacatacgagtgaacgtgggagctgcagcccacgaacgaagaagacgttACAGTAATGTTAATGTTGGCACAGTATCTGTATAATGATAACAggggacattcacacacacacacacacacacacacacacacacacacacacacacacacacacacacacacacacacacccgcggtcagagagagagagagagagaagaataattattaacaataattatatttatatagtgcttgtgcagagacaaatcaaagcgctttcacaagagtcattcacacgcatgcataaaactggaaaaactgaagacaaagaggaggcagggaagggaggctatttgcggaagaggtgggttttaaggccagacttgaaagagctgagcgcggagACTTGACgaggtgaaagaggaagttcattccaattgcaaggtccagagacagagaaagaacggtggccaacagtcgagtgtttgaatctgggtatgcgtaaacagagtggatccgaagccgatcgtagagagagagatggacatgtctgactgataaatttttgcatggacagtgtgttgtcaaggacaacgccgaggttcctgactgaactggaaagagggatggatatactgccaagtttgattgtgtcagttgtgatggaagagaggttgtttttttttgtttagttcctatgatcattgcttcagttttgtccgcgttcaactgtaacttatttagagtcatccagttttatatatccaggaagcagttggatgtttcttgcaagaacgACGACAATTTTTCAAGGGTACCActcttctagagagagagagggagagagagatgaaagtgcAGTCTTCCATGAACTAAACCAAATTACAAAATCAATTCTATACTGATACCTTCCATCAAAAATGATATtccgtgaacaacaacaacaacacaacaacaacaacaacaacaacagcaataataacaacaacaaaagtattagaataagaaaaagaatcaatCTCGTGTTGGTTTCAATTTCATTTAAGAAGGCGTGCAAATACAGTTTAGATCTTAAACGTAGGCTTCATGATTTTTGAAGAGCCCTTCAGGTTTCTTTATATAAATCTAAATTGCATGTAGTAATtatctccctccatctttctcatTTAATGTGGATCGAAATTACATGGCATGATTTTCTTCAAGTACGCTTCGGATCTTCTTGACTGGGACTTCCTTCTCAAATAGTGAGAATTATAAATGTTATTTATTCGGATTTTTCAGCCACGTTTGTGCAGGTTTGTGCAGTAGAAATGAttatcaggtgttttttttaatctgcaagtGTGGCTGCGGTCTTTTTGTGCAGTAGAAAtgattatcatgttgttgttttttatctgcaAGTGTGGCTGGGGTCTTTTTGTGCAGTAGAAATGATtatcaggttgttgttttttatctacaAGTGTGGCTGAGgtcttttgttgttcgttttcttcAATGAAATTGAACGACAAGTGGGCAAGAATTCCTCTCCTCAAATAACTGCCTTGATGTTTTGACGCCTGCGTTGATGTTTTTATGATGAAAGTAAATTGCGTCGgcgttgtttggtttggtttggtttgttcacTTTCCCgctagttgactcacttgtgtaaacaaagtgagtctatgttttaacccggtgttcggttgtctctgtgtgtgtgtgtgtgtgtgtgtgtccgtgtgtctgtgtgtctgtgtgtccgtggtaaactttaacattgacattttctctgcaaatactttgtcagttgacaccaaataaaaataggaaaaattcagttctttccagtcatcttgtttaaaacaatattgcacctctgggatgggcacaaaaaattttaaaaagaagcctaattatatgcaaactgcatttactgttatatttatattttttgaattctctaaacttggcactttgacctcttattctgacacaacaacaagaggagtcattattatcattttttgttcaaacaggaacttcttttgctaagcatggaatttttatttattttgcaaacgttttggtgcagataataaaaaaaagggaaattactctgtaattaatactcgGGGACttagtttatcacaagtgagtcttgaaggccttgcctctcttgttttgtttctatgtCTTGGTTTGATTTATctgcattaatttttttcttatctggccggaaaaaaagtttaaagtttgggaatgtatgtgtgtgtgtgtgtgtgcgcgcacacacacacacacacacacacacacacacacacacatgcacgcacacgcacacacacacacacacatgcacgcacacgcacgcacacacacgcacatacgcacacacatacatacatacatacataccttaaCGATAcataaacaagacaacaagaacactaccaacaccaacatcaccaacaccaacaacagcaggaataacaccaccaccaacaacaacgacaacaccactaccaacactacCAATAATACCAGTAGCACATTCACCAaatcaatatcaccatcaccaccacaaccatcaccaccaccaccatcaccactaccaacatcaacaacaataacaaccacagcaaTGACCACAAcgcaataagtgtgtgtgtgtgtgtgtgtggggggggggtactgtgtgtgtgtgtgtgtgtgtgtgtgtgtttgtctgtctgtctgtctgtctattgttgaAGATGCGAGGATTGTGACTGAATTTTTTACCCTGGTTGATTCTTTTCCCTTGGTGATTGTTGCGTATCTTTGGTGACATGTAATTAAATTTGTGGAGCGCCGTGAGTGACTGGTTGCTATTGGAATATTCTTGATTACTGTTGTTTCTGTCTTGTAATGTGTAATTTGTGAAGCGTCgtgagcctctctgtgagggaacagcgaAACAGCAgagcatatcatcatcatcatcgtcatcatcatcatcatcatcatcatcatcaacactcctTCCCTCAGTCTCGCTGTCTTAAGACAATGtagcacttcatcatcatcatcatcagcagcagcagcagcagcatcattcacactccttatctctgtctcgctctcctaCAGACAATGCCGTCgctccgcccctccctcctccacgccTCCGCCATCTTGCTCCTGCTCTCCTGCGCTCTCGCGAGATCCCTCAACGACGAGACGTTGCCCAAAGAGGCGCTGGACGTGGTGGCGGGAGCGACAGGAGGCAGCAGTGACCTCTACGATGACCCAAAGGCCCTGGCTGACCTCTGGGACTTCCTGGTCAGCAGCGGTCACGTGACGCCCTACGACCAATCAGCGGCCGGCAGGGGAGCCGAGGAGGGCGCCAGGAAGAGGTCATGGCCGAACGGCGCGTTCGTGCCCAGCAGCATGAAGCGGAAGATGTTCTGGACGCCCCTGGGCCACCTGCCAGCGTCGGCACGGCTGGGCCGGCCTCAGAACCTCCGGCCCAACATGGAGGAGAGCGGATCGCCCGTCTTCAGATACGGCTAGAGATAGAACGATAGTggtagggggagagacagatggatggatagaaatATACGGCTAAAGATAgtggtaggggggagagagatacgaCTATAGATAGAACGATAGtggtagggggggagagaattCGGCTAGAGATAGAACGAtagtggtagggagagagagatacggctatagatagaaagatagtggcagggggagagagatacggctatagatagaaagatagtggcagggggagagagatacggctatagatagaaagatagtggcagggggagagagatacggCTATAGATAGAACGATAGTGGTAGGGGGGGATAGAGATACGGCTATAGATAGAACGATAGTGGTAGGGGGGGATAGAGATACGGCTATAGATAGAACGATAGtggtagggggggagagatacgGCTATAGATAGAACGATAgtggtaggggggagagagatacggCTATAGATAGAACGATAgtggtaggggggagagagatacggctatagatagaaagatagtggtagagggagagagatacggcTATAGATATGAAAGATagtggtagagggagagagatacggctagagatagaaagatagtggaagggggagagagatacggctatagacagaaagatagtggaaggggggagagagatacggccagagatagaaagatagtggaagggggagagagatacggCTAGAGATATAACgatagtggaagggggagagagatacggctatagacagaaagatagtggaaggggagagagatacggctagagatagaaagatagtggtagggggagagagatacggctatagatagaaagatagtggaagggggagagagatacggctatagatagaaagatagtggaagggggagagagatacggctagagatagaaagatagtggtagggggagagagatacggctatagatagaaagatagtggTAGGGGGAAAGAGATACGgctatagatagaaagatagcggtagggggagagagatacggctatagatagaaagatagtggaagggggagaaagatacggctatagatagaaagataggggtagggggagagagatacggCTAGAGATAGAACGATAGTGGTAAGGGGAGCTAGATACGGCTATTGATAGAAAGATAGtggtaggtagagagagatacggctatagatagatataatgatAGTggtagggggagagacagattggTGGGTAGAGAGATACAGCTAAAGAAAGATCACTTGTGTAAGGGGGGACAAATAGACTggcgggtagagagacagagagatagaaacaagaCGACAGGAGGAGGAAAGGACGACCCACAGTCGTTTCAAGttaatcaccccccacccccacccccttgacccccgcccccctggccccctggccccctgccccctctccctcctcaatcCTGAAGGTAAACCCCATCgttttgctgtttcttttttttctttttttttcataaatgataGAAATCTTTGGAAAGCAGAAAACAGATGTCGGTGTGGTAACGTGGGACCCAGTAATGATTATAGAGCGCTGTGGATCTCGCCTTTCTTCAGGGAAAGGGTAGATTAACTCTTTAATTAATGACGAAATATatgtagttttctttcttttttgttgttgttttgtttgattttgttttacttttgctcttgttgtttttcaagcaTGATTTTGGATTGTTCTCCTGCGAAATGGTCAACAACTGGTTAAAAGTAAGACTTTGAAGAGTTGAATCGTTTCAAcataaaatgttttgttttgtttttaagtgagagTTTGAAGAGTTGAATCATTTCAACATAAAatgttggtgggtttgtttgttttttggttttgtttttcaagccATCATAGAATTGTTTCAAACCATAAGAACCGGAGGAGGAGAACGTCCATGACATGGGGAATGATTCCAGACTTATTCAGGTCCACTCTTACTGATTCCCTTACTTACTCTTGTTTGTCCAGACGTCCTGTCTGGTGCAACTGGAGATGCAGgagtacaatacaaaataaaagtaaatagAAGAAGGAAAAACCCCACTATTTTAAGTCCTCAGAACGTGAAAGCCAATGATTatataagacaaaaaaaaaagactacacgAGTCCTCAGCAATTGAAAGCCAATTATTACataagacaacaaaaaaacaacagaacaaaaccaaaaaaaacaaacaaaacaaaacaaaaacaactgtctaAGTCCTCGGCATCTGAAAGCCCATGATGACATcagatgattataataatgatgatgatgatgatgataatgataataataataataatataacaataacacAGATCCATGACCTTCTGACCCGTACCCACCTACTTCTtttactattttcttcttcttatttttattattattctttcgttctttcattcatttttcgaATTAATGATAACGTGAATAAAAAGAGAACTGGCACCCGTGTCTGTATCTATTGTGAGAGCCaggctaaaaacaaaaacaaacaaaacaaaaaaaaaaaaacaaaaaaaaaccctctgacCCAAGTGTTATTCAGAGAAGACAAACATTAATGTGTTTTTCAATAGTCCTacatttatacattttttttgtttactattccacattccccccccccccaccccacctcccaccccaccccctcctttcaacGTAGTTGTGGGTTATGTTTGGAAAATCAAGAGCACAATTTGGTTTTTATTTTCCAGCGACTTTGAAGATAAAAGAGGCACAAAAACTTCGCCTTTCACCAAGAATGTCAGTTTAAAATCTACAGACATTATAGATGAGTATTGTTATCTTTTTGACCCCTACCCAGGCCTTATCGATTTCATTCATAGTTTGAACGGATGAGTTATTGCGAAATGAGAAGGAAggcgtgattttttttctctctctctctctctctctctctacctctgtccagTTCCAGTCAAGTTTGAAATTTtaatattgttttattgttttgtttgtttgtttgatagttgttgttttgttttgtttccggaCAAACGCAGCATTATAGCGTCATACTGGATGAAAGATTATCGAAATATTTTCGTCTAtctacctgtcaacacacacacacacacacacacacacacacacacatatatatatatatatatatatatatatatatatgtatatatttatacatgtgcaTATTGTATTCTTATAGATTTCGCATTTCCACGCTCTCATTCATAACTTCTCTATGCTTTAATAGAttacttcctctttttttttgcaaTCTGCTGCAGGTATGATTTTAATGAAAGTATAGAAGACAGTcacgtgtctttttctttcctttttttgtctttttttctttcttttttgtgtttgttttgttgggctttttttgtAGTCATAACCGTCAAACGTTGATTCATTATTTCGATATCAGAAAAATGAGGCAGTAATAAAGATTGGTGGTTGTAActgtatcagtgttgttgttggttttttcctttCAGCGTATTTTCAAATGcctttttggttgtgtgtgtgtgtgtgtgtgtgtgtgtgtgtgtgtgtgtgtgtgtgtgtgtgtgtgtgtgtgtgtctccagaatTCATAGATAACcaaataaacacaaaataatACAAGAAAAATGAAGGTATGAATTATAAAGGACACATAACCAAAGCCATGAAATATAACAAAGGATAAACAACTGAAGCCATAGATTGCAACAAAGGACAATCTCAGGACCCGTAAATTACAAAGGTAAAGCTTTGTATATAGATGCCGTAAATTACAAAGGTCAAACTATGAATGCCGTCAATTACAAAGCATAAACAATGGAAGAGAGAttacaaaagaacaaagaaatcaaACCATAGATTACGAAGGACAATCAAATGAGGCTATGAATTACAAAGGACAAACAATGGATTATATAAATCACAAACGACAAATAATGGAAAGCGGAAATGACAAAAGACAAACAACTGAAGGTAAACAATGGAAGCCGTAAATTACAAAGAACAAACAACGGAAGCTGTAAATTACAAAGGACAAACAATGGAAGCCTTAAATGAAAAAGGACAATGTAAAATATAAGTCACAAATAAATAACAATGGAAAGACTAACAACTGAACCCAAACAATGAA
This genomic window contains:
- the LOC143289511 gene encoding uncharacterized protein LOC143289511 — its product is MPSLRPSLLHASAILLLLSCALARSLNDETLPKEALDVVAGATGGSSDLYDDPKALADLWDFLVSSGHVTPYDQSAAGRGAEEGARKRSWPNGAFVPSSMKRKMFWTPLGHLPASARLGRPQNLRPNMEESGSPVFRYG